A stretch of Bacillus pseudomycoides DNA encodes these proteins:
- a CDS encoding SH3 domain-containing protein, which yields MKKYLAGLAAVSVAGGAAPTLDSVQAAPENTQKPVAQTVQAAPQNNSNYTVTADVLHVRSGASTSHDIISRVYEGQKLSVISEENGWFKINHNGQTGYVSGEFVSKNGAKTNVSTGGNNKVTADVLRVRTSPNTSSTIMGRVYEGQTLQVISEENGWVKINHNGKTGYVSGQFVSGVSANAGSSNNNTNVQAASGNYTVNVSSLRVRTGPSTSHTTLGSVHKGQVVQVIGEVQDWFKIKYAGQTAYLSKDYVTKGGSSNDVVQGNGQQEINNNVTVQTGGTYVVNTTSLRVRTGPATYHGVLGGVLNGQTLNVIGAENGWFKINHHGKTGYVSSEFVKFVKGGTATTEQPQTAVGEYYINVSALNVRSGEGTNYSVIGALPQGQKVQVISEHYGWSKINYNGRTGYVGTRFLSKTPVGGVAENKPNNNQNNNNNNNTNNNTSNNSGNASSILAYAKSMAGVPYVWGGTSANGVDCSGYIFHVFNKFGHNISRQSVAGYWSSLPKTSNPQPGDLIYFQNTYKPGPSHMGIYLGGGSFIQAGDNGVKIVSMNNSYWSSHFLGYTKAP from the coding sequence ATGAAAAAATATCTTGCCGGTCTTGCGGCAGTGTCTGTAGCAGGAGGAGCAGCCCCGACATTAGATAGCGTTCAAGCTGCACCTGAAAATACACAAAAACCTGTTGCACAAACTGTTCAAGCTGCACCACAAAACAATTCAAATTACACAGTTACTGCTGACGTATTACACGTTCGCTCAGGAGCTAGCACTTCTCACGACATCATTTCTCGCGTATATGAGGGTCAAAAATTAAGCGTAATCAGTGAAGAAAACGGTTGGTTTAAAATTAACCATAATGGTCAAACTGGTTATGTTAGTGGAGAGTTTGTATCAAAAAATGGTGCAAAAACAAACGTAAGTACAGGTGGCAATAACAAAGTTACTGCTGACGTATTGCGTGTTCGTACAAGCCCAAATACTTCTAGCACTATTATGGGACGTGTATATGAAGGCCAAACATTACAAGTTATTAGTGAAGAAAATGGATGGGTTAAAATTAACCATAACGGAAAAACTGGTTACGTTAGTGGACAATTCGTATCTGGCGTTTCTGCAAATGCTGGTTCTTCAAATAACAACACAAATGTTCAAGCAGCAAGTGGAAACTATACAGTAAATGTATCTTCTCTTCGCGTTCGTACAGGCCCTAGCACTTCTCATACAACTTTAGGCTCTGTTCATAAAGGACAAGTTGTACAAGTTATTGGCGAGGTCCAAGATTGGTTCAAAATTAAATATGCAGGACAAACAGCTTACCTTAGCAAAGACTACGTAACAAAAGGTGGTTCTAGTAACGACGTTGTTCAAGGTAATGGTCAACAAGAAATCAATAATAATGTAACTGTTCAAACTGGCGGTACCTATGTTGTTAATACAACATCTTTACGCGTTCGTACAGGTCCAGCTACATACCATGGTGTACTTGGTGGCGTATTAAATGGACAAACATTAAACGTAATTGGCGCAGAGAATGGCTGGTTCAAAATTAATCATCACGGTAAAACTGGCTATGTGAGCAGTGAATTTGTGAAATTCGTTAAAGGCGGCACTGCTACAACAGAGCAACCACAAACAGCAGTTGGCGAATACTATATTAATGTATCAGCATTAAATGTACGTAGCGGCGAAGGTACAAATTACAGCGTAATTGGTGCTCTTCCGCAAGGTCAAAAAGTACAAGTTATTTCTGAACATTATGGATGGAGTAAAATTAACTACAATGGTCGCACTGGCTATGTAGGAACTCGTTTCCTATCTAAAACACCAGTTGGTGGCGTTGCTGAAAATAAACCTAACAACAATCAAAATAATAATAACAACAATAATACTAACAATAATACAAGCAACAATAGTGGTAATGCATCATCAATCCTTGCATATGCAAAATCAATGGCAGGTGTACCATATGTATGGGGCGGCACTTCTGCTAATGGCGTTGACTGCAGTGGTTACATTTTCCACGTATTTAACAAATTTGGTCACAATATTAGCCGTCAAAGTGTTGCAGGATATTGGAGCAGTCTACCAAAAACTTCAAATCCACAACCAGGCGATTTAATCTATTTCCAAAACACTTATAAGCCAGGTCCTTCTCACATGGGTATCTACCTTGGTGGCGGATCATTTATTCAAGCTGGTGACAACGGAGTTAAAATTGTTTCAATGAATAACTCTTACTGGAGCAGTCACTTCTTAGGATATACAAAAGCACCTTAA
- a CDS encoding DEAD/DEAH box helicase, producing MIIQTEVTIRLQHISQGWFLWGEDETGNLLPIKDWKQNAFTWHTTSYFGTFLKEAIYEGRSGFVLTNVQVFEYIAKKPMNSFAGLQINGPITALTPNAKELWDHFITGNFIPDMKHWSNYPSWKVTGVSIQDETLVSLFSHAINETIRQDARSSEGWENAKRLYEHYDFTKRQLETALREEDWFRKIGYIEDDLPFTIGLRLQEPHEDFEMWKLETIITTKRGAHRIYVYNGIDSLPKRWHSYEERIQETQEGFGKLVPWLREDDHFRTELYETEAWNFLTEASNELLAAGVDILLPSWWQNLKATKPKLRVQVKQSTNQTQSFFGMNTLVDFDWRVSTDGIDLSESEFFDLVEQNKRLFNLNGQWMRLDPAFIEEVKKLMKRADKYGLEMKDVLQQHLSNSAEVEVVEDDNPFTDIEIELDGYYEELIQKLLHIGDIPKVQIPSSLQATLRPYQEHGVEWLLYLRELGFGALLADDMGLGKSIQTITYLLYVKENRLQTGPALIIAPTSVLGNWQKEFERFAPNLQVQLHYGGNRSKGDSFKGFLQNADVILTSYALAQLDEEELSAHCWDAIILDEAQNIKNPQTKQSRAVRNLQANHKIALTGTPMENRLAELWSIFDFLNHGYLGSLGQFQRRFVTPIEKDRDEAKIQQVQRFISPFLLRRTKQDQTVALNLPDKQEQKAYCPLTGEQASLYEQLVQDTLQNVEGLTGIERRGFILLMLNKLKQICNHPALYLKEETPKDIVQRSMKTQTLMDLIENIKDQNESCLIFTQYIGMGNMLQKILEERFGQRVLFLNGSVPKAERDKMIEQFQNGTYDVFILSLKAGGTGLNLTAANHVIHYDRWWNPAVENQATDRAYRIGQKRFVHVHKLITTGTLEEKIDEMLERKQSLSSAIITSDSWMTELSTNELKELLGM from the coding sequence ATGATCATACAAACTGAAGTAACAATTCGGCTCCAGCACATAAGTCAAGGTTGGTTCCTTTGGGGAGAGGATGAAACCGGCAATCTACTACCGATAAAAGATTGGAAACAAAATGCTTTCACGTGGCACACGACTTCCTACTTCGGCACCTTTTTAAAAGAAGCTATATACGAAGGGCGAAGCGGCTTCGTGCTAACAAACGTCCAAGTGTTCGAGTATATTGCAAAAAAACCGATGAACTCTTTTGCCGGATTACAAATAAATGGTCCCATTACCGCTCTTACACCAAATGCCAAAGAGCTATGGGACCACTTTATAACTGGAAATTTCATACCAGATATGAAGCACTGGAGTAATTATCCCTCATGGAAAGTAACAGGTGTTTCAATCCAAGATGAAACACTTGTATCGCTTTTCTCCCATGCAATTAATGAAACAATTCGTCAAGACGCCCGCTCAAGTGAAGGCTGGGAAAATGCAAAACGATTATATGAACACTACGACTTTACGAAAAGACAATTGGAAACAGCGCTTCGTGAAGAAGATTGGTTCCGAAAAATTGGTTACATTGAAGATGATCTTCCATTTACAATTGGTCTTCGCCTGCAAGAGCCGCACGAAGATTTTGAAATGTGGAAGCTTGAAACAATTATTACAACGAAGCGCGGAGCACATCGGATATATGTATATAATGGCATCGATTCACTACCAAAAAGATGGCATAGCTATGAAGAGCGTATTCAAGAAACGCAGGAAGGATTTGGCAAGCTCGTTCCATGGCTTCGTGAAGATGATCACTTTCGAACAGAGCTCTATGAAACGGAAGCATGGAACTTCTTAACAGAAGCGAGCAACGAATTATTAGCAGCTGGCGTTGATATTTTATTACCGTCTTGGTGGCAAAATTTAAAAGCAACGAAACCGAAGTTACGTGTTCAAGTGAAGCAAAGTACAAATCAGACGCAGTCCTTCTTCGGCATGAATACTCTCGTTGATTTCGACTGGCGCGTTTCTACAGATGGTATTGATCTATCAGAAAGCGAATTTTTTGACCTTGTCGAGCAAAACAAACGACTCTTCAATTTAAACGGCCAATGGATGAGACTAGACCCTGCCTTTATTGAAGAAGTGAAAAAACTAATGAAACGCGCAGATAAATACGGTCTGGAAATGAAAGATGTCTTGCAGCAACATTTATCCAACTCTGCCGAAGTAGAGGTCGTAGAAGACGACAATCCATTTACAGATATTGAAATTGAGCTAGATGGCTATTACGAGGAACTTATCCAAAAGCTCCTCCATATCGGAGACATTCCGAAAGTTCAAATCCCATCCTCCTTACAAGCCACACTTCGCCCATACCAAGAGCACGGTGTGGAGTGGCTCTTATATTTACGAGAACTTGGATTTGGAGCGTTACTAGCGGATGATATGGGACTTGGAAAAAGTATCCAAACAATTACTTACTTATTATACGTGAAAGAAAATCGCCTCCAAACAGGCCCGGCGTTAATCATCGCACCGACGTCTGTTCTTGGAAATTGGCAGAAAGAATTTGAACGCTTCGCCCCGAACTTACAGGTTCAACTGCATTATGGAGGCAATCGTTCAAAAGGCGATTCATTTAAAGGCTTTCTTCAAAATGCAGATGTTATATTAACTTCTTATGCATTAGCACAGCTTGACGAAGAAGAATTAAGCGCGCATTGCTGGGATGCAATCATCCTAGATGAAGCACAGAATATTAAGAACCCACAAACGAAACAATCGAGAGCGGTTCGTAATTTACAAGCAAATCATAAGATCGCTTTAACAGGTACGCCGATGGAAAACCGTTTAGCAGAGCTATGGTCTATTTTTGACTTCTTAAATCATGGATACCTTGGAAGCCTAGGGCAGTTTCAGCGCCGCTTCGTAACACCGATTGAAAAAGATCGTGATGAAGCGAAAATTCAGCAAGTACAAAGATTCATCTCACCATTCTTACTGCGCCGAACAAAGCAAGACCAAACAGTCGCATTAAACTTACCGGACAAACAAGAACAGAAAGCATACTGTCCCCTAACAGGTGAGCAAGCATCACTATATGAACAACTCGTACAAGATACGCTGCAAAATGTTGAAGGGCTGACTGGGATCGAGCGACGCGGCTTCATTTTATTGATGCTAAATAAACTAAAACAAATTTGCAATCATCCCGCTCTTTATTTAAAAGAAGAAACACCGAAAGATATTGTGCAGCGTTCTATGAAGACACAAACATTAATGGATCTCATTGAAAATATAAAAGATCAAAATGAAAGTTGCTTAATTTTTACACAATATATCGGAATGGGAAATATGTTACAGAAAATATTAGAAGAGAGATTCGGCCAGCGTGTTCTCTTCCTAAACGGTAGTGTACCAAAGGCAGAACGTGATAAGATGATCGAACAATTCCAAAACGGAACATATGACGTCTTCATCCTATCATTAAAAGCTGGTGGAACCGGTCTGAATTTAACTGCCGCAAACCATGTCATTCACTATGATCGTTGGTGGAATCCAGCCGTCGAAAATCAAGCAACCGACCGTGCTTATCGCATCGGTCAAAAGCGTTTTGTACATGTCCATAAACTCATTACAACAGGTACACTCGAAGAAAAAATCGATGAAATGCTGGAACGGAAACAATCGCTAAGTAGCGCAATCATCACAAGTGACAGCTGGATGACTGAACTATCAACAAACGAATTGAAAGAACTACTCGGCATGTAA
- a CDS encoding SWIM zinc finger domain-containing protein, with protein MLQHSITKDEIIMIANEFVQGLDPQQAADQEHVATARHLYRSGLVYNVDFDGYTLSGTVDAEGNVYSVHIPIRNIAESYCDCFAPTQCEHMLAVLLSAASSFGLVGEVLTLFKNKTKPSLPPIRTARQILQSSAFEETDFKSWHAYFESEYNAFKKEQARLSYRQMYFLMSIFTDFYMKLERKAPRVIAIHELFKLNGALFSFQKLLEEITTFETNKTYSYHQPINVVRLFVDKVESIVRDLKSESIPAECEPILQETARQVHSIFFSTNSYTQERFFIYRHIWGELLAEEGWIQEEGKRIDAKINPLSKALASSHLFFLKQEDYAAMDLLETQPAQVVGLYFDWLEDLLSTMQWERAKNWLSFTYKQVKKTIHDQADPLFIKDIVRLFIMMYETYATHTNEQAGLEMILQELLPYSFTNYEQYVLAKKQYYAWTELHLLYGFEAIELLKEPLKEIEKEAPEAALPLYHLAAVQAIEERNRKSYRRAVRYLKKLRMLYKRLKRTEEWHIFIVQIANLHSRLRALQEELRKGKLIDDHTN; from the coding sequence ATGCTGCAACATTCAATTACGAAAGATGAAATTATAATGATCGCGAATGAGTTTGTTCAAGGGCTCGATCCGCAGCAAGCAGCCGATCAAGAACATGTTGCTACCGCTCGTCACTTATATCGTAGCGGTCTCGTCTACAACGTTGACTTTGATGGCTATACGTTATCAGGCACCGTAGATGCTGAAGGAAATGTGTATAGCGTTCATATTCCGATTCGTAATATCGCAGAAAGCTATTGTGATTGCTTTGCGCCGACGCAGTGTGAGCACATGCTCGCTGTTTTACTATCCGCCGCTTCTAGCTTTGGACTAGTTGGAGAAGTATTAACATTATTTAAAAATAAAACGAAACCATCACTCCCTCCGATCCGAACAGCACGGCAAATATTACAGTCGTCTGCATTTGAAGAAACGGACTTTAAAAGTTGGCATGCATATTTCGAATCTGAATATAACGCCTTTAAAAAAGAACAAGCACGGCTCTCATATAGACAAATGTATTTTCTTATGAGTATCTTTACAGACTTTTACATGAAATTAGAACGAAAAGCGCCGCGCGTCATTGCCATACATGAATTGTTCAAATTAAACGGTGCACTCTTTAGCTTTCAAAAGTTATTAGAAGAAATCACGACCTTTGAGACAAACAAAACGTATTCCTATCACCAACCAATTAACGTCGTTCGTCTATTTGTTGATAAAGTGGAATCCATTGTACGTGACTTAAAGTCAGAATCAATTCCGGCTGAATGTGAACCAATTTTGCAAGAAACCGCGCGCCAAGTGCATAGCATTTTCTTCTCTACCAACTCCTATACACAGGAGAGATTCTTTATTTATCGGCATATATGGGGAGAGTTGCTAGCAGAGGAAGGGTGGATACAAGAAGAAGGAAAACGAATCGATGCGAAGATAAATCCACTCTCAAAAGCACTTGCCTCTTCTCACCTATTCTTTTTAAAACAAGAAGATTATGCTGCAATGGACTTGCTCGAAACGCAACCGGCTCAAGTGGTTGGCCTTTATTTTGACTGGCTTGAAGACTTACTTAGTACAATGCAATGGGAGCGCGCCAAAAATTGGCTGTCTTTCACATATAAACAAGTGAAGAAAACGATACATGATCAAGCCGATCCTCTTTTTATAAAAGATATCGTTCGTTTGTTCATCATGATGTATGAAACATATGCAACGCACACAAATGAACAAGCCGGTCTGGAAATGATTTTGCAAGAACTATTGCCATACAGCTTCACGAACTACGAACAATACGTACTAGCAAAAAAACAATATTATGCATGGACAGAACTTCATCTCTTATACGGATTTGAGGCTATCGAATTGCTAAAAGAACCACTGAAAGAAATCGAAAAAGAAGCACCAGAAGCAGCTCTTCCGCTCTATCATCTCGCAGCTGTGCAAGCAATTGAAGAACGGAATCGTAAGTCCTATCGCCGCGCAGTCCGCTACTTAAAGAAATTGCGTATGCTCTATAAGCGGCTCAAACGAACAGAGGAGTGGCACATTTTCATTGTCCAAATCGCTAACTTACATTCACGCTTACGAGCACTACAGGAAGAGCTGCGGAAAGGAAAGTTAATCGATGATCATACAAACTGA
- a CDS encoding NupC/NupG family nucleoside CNT transporter: MNVLWGIGGVIGVLAIAFLLSSNRKAINWRTILIALALQITFSFIVLRWDAGKAGLKVASDGVQSLINFSYEGIKFVAGDLVNAKGPWGFIFVIQALLPIVFISSLVAILYYFGIMQKFISIVGGALSKILGTSKAESLNAVTTVFLGQTEAPILIKPYLTRLTNSEFFTIMVSGMTAVAGSVLVGYAAMGIPLEHLLAAAIMAAPSSLLIAKLIMPETEKPDNNVQLSTEREDANVIDAAARGASEGMQLVINVAAMLMAFIALIAVLNGLLGWIGSWFHIKLSLDLIFGYLLSPFAILIGVSPNEAVQAAGFIGQKLAINEFVAYANLGKHMADFSDKTNMILTFAICGFANFSSIAIQLGVTGTLAPSRRKQIAQLGIKAVIAGTLANFLNAAVAGMMFL, translated from the coding sequence ATGAATGTTTTATGGGGAATTGGCGGCGTGATTGGAGTTTTAGCAATTGCTTTCTTATTATCTTCCAACCGCAAAGCTATTAATTGGCGTACGATTTTAATCGCGCTAGCATTACAAATTACGTTTTCTTTCATCGTGTTACGATGGGATGCCGGAAAAGCTGGCTTAAAAGTTGCTTCTGACGGCGTTCAAAGCTTAATCAACTTTTCTTATGAGGGAATTAAATTCGTTGCTGGGGATTTAGTAAACGCAAAAGGCCCTTGGGGATTCATCTTCGTAATTCAAGCACTACTTCCAATTGTATTTATTAGTTCATTAGTAGCAATCTTATATTATTTCGGTATTATGCAAAAGTTCATTAGTATCGTTGGGGGTGCATTAAGCAAAATTCTTGGAACTTCTAAAGCAGAGAGCTTAAATGCTGTAACAACTGTTTTCTTAGGACAAACAGAAGCACCAATTTTAATTAAACCGTACTTAACACGTTTAACAAACAGTGAATTCTTCACGATTATGGTAAGCGGTATGACGGCCGTTGCCGGATCAGTTCTTGTCGGTTATGCAGCTATGGGAATTCCGCTAGAGCACTTATTAGCAGCTGCAATCATGGCAGCACCATCAAGCTTATTAATCGCAAAATTAATTATGCCAGAAACAGAAAAACCAGATAACAATGTACAACTTTCTACAGAGCGTGAAGATGCTAACGTTATCGACGCAGCTGCGCGTGGTGCATCTGAAGGGATGCAACTTGTTATTAACGTAGCAGCAATGTTAATGGCGTTCATCGCATTAATCGCTGTATTAAATGGTCTATTAGGATGGATTGGATCTTGGTTCCATATTAAGCTTAGCCTTGATTTAATCTTTGGTTACTTATTATCACCATTTGCGATCTTAATCGGCGTTTCACCAAACGAAGCTGTACAAGCAGCTGGTTTCATCGGTCAAAAACTTGCAATCAACGAGTTCGTTGCTTATGCAAACTTAGGAAAACATATGGCAGATTTCTCCGATAAAACAAATATGATCTTAACATTCGCAATTTGCGGCTTTGCAAACTTCTCTTCTATCGCAATTCAATTAGGTGTAACAGGGACACTTGCTCCTTCTCGCCGTAAACAAATTGCACAGCTAGGGATTAAAGCAGTAATCGCTGGTACACTAGCGAACTTCTTAAATGCAGCCGTAGCTGGTATGATGTTCTTATAA
- a CDS encoding cell wall-binding protein EntA — MKKLIGIATAAVFGLGIFTTSAQAETVVTTDVLNVRENPTTESKVVGKLLNGHKLDVTNTTNGWSQIKLDGKDVFVNSEFTKSIYYVTANVLNVRAEANTNSEILGTLKKDDMIETTNQVQNGWLQFEYNGKTAYVHVPFLTGTAPVIEKQETPAPAKAEAPVKAQAPVAQEKTATKPAVKAAVTNTPSGGRELTVEATAYTAHPSENGGTYGGRVLTAMGHDLTANPNMKMIAVDPKVIPLGSKVWVEGYGEAIAGDTGGAIKGNRIDVLVGSDAAANKWGRKSVKVKILK; from the coding sequence ATGAAAAAATTAATTGGTATAGCAACAGCAGCAGTTTTTGGTCTTGGGATTTTCACTACTTCTGCACAAGCAGAAACTGTTGTAACAACAGACGTATTAAATGTACGCGAGAACCCAACTACTGAATCAAAAGTTGTAGGAAAATTATTAAATGGTCATAAATTAGATGTTACAAATACAACAAACGGATGGTCACAAATCAAATTAGATGGTAAAGACGTATTCGTAAACTCTGAATTCACAAAAAGCATCTATTATGTAACAGCAAACGTATTAAACGTACGTGCTGAAGCGAACACAAACTCAGAAATTCTTGGTACGCTTAAGAAAGACGATATGATCGAAACAACGAACCAAGTACAAAATGGCTGGTTACAATTCGAATATAACGGGAAAACGGCTTACGTTCATGTTCCTTTCTTAACAGGTACAGCACCTGTTATTGAAAAACAAGAAACGCCTGCTCCTGCGAAAGCTGAAGCACCGGTTAAAGCTCAAGCGCCAGTAGCACAAGAAAAAACAGCTACTAAGCCAGCAGTAAAAGCAGCAGTAACAAACACTCCTTCTGGTGGTCGTGAGCTAACAGTTGAAGCTACAGCATATACAGCTCATCCGAGCGAAAATGGCGGCACATATGGTGGCCGTGTATTAACTGCAATGGGTCATGATCTAACAGCGAATCCAAACATGAAGATGATTGCTGTTGACCCGAAAGTGATTCCATTAGGATCAAAAGTATGGGTAGAAGGATATGGAGAAGCAATCGCTGGTGACACTGGCGGTGCAATTAAAGGCAACCGTATCGACGTTCTAGTTGGCTCTGACGCAGCTGCTAACAAATGGGGACGTAAATCTGTTAAAGTGAAAATTTTAAAATAA
- a CDS encoding DUF3910 family protein, protein MDLHAKIDWIGTPKPYPDGATIDFSLEHDDNRYKLIVLKHEQSVQYKFVQYGTKPGSQKPFPIDIPFQDEMLPLVERILQDPYVQACRIL, encoded by the coding sequence ATGGACCTACATGCAAAAATAGACTGGATTGGTACACCAAAGCCTTATCCTGATGGGGCTACAATTGATTTTTCTCTTGAACATGATGACAATCGCTATAAATTGATTGTGCTCAAGCACGAACAATCCGTTCAATATAAATTTGTGCAATATGGCACAAAACCTGGCTCACAAAAGCCATTTCCAATTGATATACCATTTCAAGATGAAATGCTTCCGTTAGTAGAAAGAATTCTACAAGATCCATACGTACAAGCTTGTCGTATTTTATAG
- a CDS encoding D-amino-acid transaminase, whose protein sequence is MGSKMAYERFVLWNDKIIDTNKTGPYIQLEERGLQFGDGVYEVIRIYKGTIYLLDPHLTRLYRSMDELELTLPFSKAELITLLYKLLENNNFQEDGTIYLQVSRGVQHRAHAFSFDVTPTIYAYISTIERPALWIKYGIRAISEPDVRWHRCDIKSLNLLPNVLAATKAERKGCKEALLVRNGIVTEGSRSNFFLVKNGTLYTHPANHLILNGIIRQYILSLAHKLQIPVQEELFSIRDVYHADECFFTGTTVEVLPMTHLDGTAIQNGQVGRITKLLQKTFVQSFSTSNTSSP, encoded by the coding sequence ATGGGAAGTAAAATGGCGTACGAAAGGTTTGTATTATGGAATGATAAAATTATTGATACAAATAAAACAGGGCCGTACATACAATTAGAAGAACGTGGTTTACAGTTTGGAGATGGTGTCTACGAAGTCATTCGTATTTATAAAGGAACCATCTACTTATTAGATCCACATTTAACTCGATTATACCGTTCAATGGATGAACTAGAATTAACACTGCCTTTCTCTAAAGCAGAACTCATCACACTACTTTACAAATTACTCGAAAATAATAATTTTCAAGAAGATGGTACCATCTACCTACAAGTTTCTCGAGGAGTACAACATCGCGCACACGCATTCTCTTTTGATGTAACTCCTACGATCTATGCTTATATCTCAACAATAGAACGTCCCGCTTTATGGATTAAATATGGAATACGTGCCATATCAGAGCCTGATGTACGTTGGCACCGCTGTGATATTAAGTCCTTAAATTTATTGCCAAACGTATTGGCTGCTACAAAAGCGGAACGCAAAGGGTGTAAAGAAGCACTTCTCGTTCGTAATGGGATCGTTACAGAAGGAAGCCGCTCTAACTTTTTTCTTGTAAAAAACGGAACCCTGTATACTCATCCCGCTAATCATCTAATCCTAAACGGGATTATCCGCCAATATATTCTGTCTTTAGCCCATAAACTACAGATTCCTGTTCAGGAAGAATTATTCAGCATTCGCGATGTTTATCATGCTGATGAATGTTTTTTTACAGGAACAACTGTAGAAGTGCTTCCGATGACGCATCTTGATGGTACTGCTATCCAAAATGGTCAAGTTGGGAGAATCACCAAATTACTACAAAAAACATTTGTCCAAAGCTTTTCTACTTCTAATACCTCATCACCTTAA
- a CDS encoding BCCT family transporter yields the protein MRKLTKTFIVSLTLCIAFTIWGIIPESIIGKGSLGNVTTAIQTVLVSKFGWFYIISVSVFLGLAIFLIFSKYGSIRLGKDDDEPEYSYLTWFAMLFSAGMGIGLVFWGVAEPLNHLNVPPFGESATEESARLALRFSFFHWGLHPWGLYALVALCIAYFTFRKGKPSTISATVGSLFKSGENGRIARSFDVLAVFATVFGVATSLGLGAQQIAGGVSNLTSIPNSLTTQLVIIAIVTVLFMLSAQTGLDKGIKYLSNVNIIFASALMLIVLFAGPTNFIMNYFTSTIGSYIQELPSMSFRLSPLDESGNQWIQSWTIFYWAWWIAWSPFVGTFIARVSRGRTIREFVIGVLLVPTIVGALWFSVFGGTGIHMDLFEGTNIYGQIKEMGTEVGLFAMFHEMGSFGPTLSVLAILLIATFFITSADSATFVLGMLTTNGSLNPPNRIKLIWGLIQAAVAAILLYVGGLGALQTASIIAAFPFVFVIFFMATSLFKELQKEVLHHHHHK from the coding sequence ATGAGGAAACTGACAAAAACATTTATTGTCTCATTAACATTATGTATCGCATTTACAATTTGGGGGATTATTCCCGAATCTATAATTGGAAAAGGTAGTTTAGGAAATGTGACTACTGCAATTCAAACAGTATTAGTAAGTAAGTTTGGTTGGTTCTATATCATTTCTGTTTCTGTTTTCTTAGGATTAGCTATCTTTTTAATCTTTTCAAAATATGGTTCGATCCGTTTGGGGAAAGATGATGATGAACCCGAGTATAGTTATTTGACATGGTTTGCTATGTTATTTAGTGCTGGTATGGGAATTGGCTTGGTCTTTTGGGGTGTCGCAGAGCCATTAAATCATTTAAACGTACCTCCATTTGGAGAGAGTGCGACAGAAGAGAGTGCGCGCTTGGCACTGCGCTTTTCATTCTTCCATTGGGGATTGCATCCGTGGGGCTTGTATGCACTGGTCGCATTATGTATTGCGTATTTCACATTCCGAAAAGGGAAACCAAGTACAATTAGTGCAACAGTTGGTTCTTTATTTAAGAGTGGTGAGAATGGACGTATTGCACGTTCGTTTGATGTATTAGCTGTATTTGCAACTGTGTTCGGTGTTGCTACTTCATTAGGATTAGGAGCACAACAAATTGCAGGTGGTGTTAGCAATTTAACGTCTATTCCGAACTCATTAACAACGCAGTTAGTTATCATTGCTATTGTGACAGTTCTATTTATGTTATCTGCACAAACAGGATTAGATAAAGGGATTAAGTATTTAAGTAATGTAAACATCATATTTGCCTCTGCTCTTATGTTGATTGTATTATTTGCTGGTCCAACAAACTTCATTATGAATTACTTTACTTCAACAATTGGCTCGTACATTCAAGAGTTGCCGAGTATGAGTTTTCGTTTAAGTCCGTTAGATGAGAGTGGAAATCAGTGGATTCAATCTTGGACAATTTTCTATTGGGCATGGTGGATTGCATGGTCACCGTTCGTTGGTACATTTATTGCTCGCGTTTCACGTGGGCGTACGATTCGTGAGTTTGTAATCGGAGTATTACTCGTGCCAACAATTGTCGGGGCGCTTTGGTTCTCAGTGTTCGGCGGGACAGGTATCCATATGGATTTATTTGAAGGAACAAATATTTACGGTCAAATTAAAGAGATGGGTACTGAAGTTGGACTGTTTGCTATGTTCCATGAAATGGGAAGCTTTGGTCCTACATTATCTGTTTTAGCGATTCTACTTATTGCCACATTCTTTATTACATCAGCAGATTCAGCAACATTTGTTCTTGGTATGTTAACGACAAATGGTAGTTTAAACCCACCAAACCGTATTAAATTAATTTGGGGTCTTATACAGGCCGCAGTAGCAGCAATTCTGTTATATGTTGGTGGATTAGGTGCATTGCAAACAGCTTCGATTATTGCAGCCTTTCCATTTGTATTTGTTATCTTCTTTATGGCTACTTCTTTATTTAAAGAATTGCAAAAAGAAGTTCTTCATCACCATCATCATAAATAA